The genomic region GGACCCGTTTACTTACTCCAGGTTCATTTCTGGCCTGTGTAAGATTAGAAATTTCACCCTCATTGAGAAGCTTCTTCGAGACATGGATAGGATTGGGGCATTGCCTGACATCTGGGCTTTCAATATATATTTGAATCTTCTGTGCCAAGAAAACAGGACGGATTTTGCTTTGGAATTGTTTCATAGGATGGTTGATAAAGGAAGAGAGCCGGATGTTGTATCGTATACTATAATTATCGATGGGTTGTGTAAAGCTGGACAATTTGATATGGCAGTTGATATTTGGAATGGTATGATTAGGAAAGGGTTTAGGCCGGATAACATTGCGTGCACGGCCCTGGTTGTTGGGTTGTGCAAGGGTGGGAAGGTTGATTTGGCTTATGACCTTGTCATTGATGAAATGAAGGGTAGAGTCAATTTTAGTAGTTTGATTTATAATGCTTTGATTAGCGGGTTTTGTCGTGCCGGTAGGATTGATAAGGCACAGGCAATCAAGTCATTTATGAAGAGAAATGGGTGCGAGCCGGATTTGGTTTCTCACAATGTGTTGTTGAATTATTGCTGTAATGCGTTCATGTTGGAGGAGGCTGAGaagttgatgaagaaaatggagaGGGGTGGGATGGAACCGGATGTGTATAGTTATAATCAGCTTCTCATGGGCCTTTGTAAAGCTAATAGACCAGATAAGGCGTATTTGTTGATGCGAACTAGGATGGAGCCAAAAGGGTTGTGTAATGTTGTGTCATATAATACCATCATTACCGCATTTTGCAAGGCAAACCGTACTGGAAGTGCTTACAAACTGTTTGAGGAAATGCGTAACAAGGGCACTGTGCCAGATTTGGTTACATTCACTATTCTTATAAATGCTTTTTTAAGAGAAGGTAGCTCAGATATAGTCAAGAAGCTTCTTGATCAGATGACAGCAATGGGTCTGTTGCCTGACCGTATATTTTACACCACAATAGTTGATCACTTATGTAAGAGTGGGAATATTGAAATGGCTTATAGTGTTTTCAGTGAAATGTTAGAGAAGGGAATCACCCCTGATGTGATTTCATATAATGCTCTCATTAACGGGCTGCTCAAGGCTTCTAAAGTGAGCGACGCTATGCATCTTTATGAGGAAATGCAGACTAGAGGATGTAGCGCTGATGAGGTAacttttaaattgataattGGGGGTCTCATAAGGGAGAATAAGGTTTCAGTCGCTTGTAGGGTATGGAATCAGATGATGGAAAAGGGCTTTACTCTTGATGGAGCTTTCTCCGAGACTCTGGTTAATGCCATCAATTCAAAAGATGCCGCATGAAAATGCTAAATGGTTAGTATGGTGTACAAAccatttagtttttatgtttatgtaccAATAAGTGTCGCTGCAGTTTTATTGTTCAGTTGTATAAGTTTTGGTGCTTATTATCGATAAACTGTTAAACCTGTGATGCTACTGACCTATTTTTACTTGAAGTGTGGTTTATTGGTTGTGATGATTATGCTATCTTACTTACGGACTATGGTCTATTGCAGAGTCCATAGTTAGAGGCACTTCTTAGCGAGGATTTCACCTCATCAAGCCTGGTCCATTATCTCTTTCTGGCAAGCTACAAACAACTCAGGTGCAAGCTTGTAGGATtcatttatgtatatatatttccatTTGATATGAATACAAGTACATGTATTCTGCTGCTTGTGAGTGTCGTCAAACAATATACATGGGTGTGTATGAGGGAATGTtggggtttttttgtttttggggggggtggggtggagGAGGATAATAAGTCTTAGATACCCAGGATACATTCATTTGTCCAGTGCTTATGACAATTTATTTCACCGTCATGAAAAACTGACATTGAAACTATCAAAGTAGAAGGATGTGAGTATTGTGGTGGTTGATGGTTGATTAATAAAATCATTGGTACAATGCTGCATTTTAGGCACAAGCTTTGAAGGAATTGTTGCTTCATGATTATttgtttctaaatttctatggcCTTCATAATTGTTTTCAATGTCTTCTCACCATATTCTTGAATCTTGTCATTGGTCAATAATGTTCTTTGTGTTCATTTAAGCAGGATTGGGACCTTGGATTTGTTCAGCCCGACGTTTTTAAGAGGGCAATGCTTATCCATATATGATTTTTCTCCCTAACTTGACGCATGCAGTCTGCTTAGAATGCCAAAAATTACTTTAGCCtactttgttcttttctttgACCCAGGGAACAACACGTAACGCAAGTGGGCTTTGCAAGAACCAGACTGCTGAACGGTAATTGCTTACCTTTACTCTTTTCTCAGAGAACATTGTTATTGACTATCACCCCCAATTGTCTAAGGAAGGTAAACTAAAGAGAAACCTAATGAAGATTTCAGAACTGCATATTGATTTTGTTCCCTATTAAGTGTGGCAGAGTTCTTCGACTTGATTATATGCCTAGTCTTTGGTGTTATCTACCAATATAGTTCTGAAGCAATCTAGAGTTTTGATTCTCGTTTTCTTTTTTCGATGTGAGATGAGATGATGTAAGTGAGTGATCATATCTGATTGCTCAAGAATTTGCTTTCGACTTcgtgttttattaatttgagtaTGTCGTTTATGGGGCACAATACTGCATGTTTTCTGTTGTCTCTGCTTGAGATCTTTGCTGCATTCCTTATATGAATAAGCTGTTTGaccaagctctctctctctctctctctctctctctctctctctcagtgattgttgttttttatttattattttgagaATAACTCTATCCTAATTAGTAATTACATTAAATCCcttataacatttttttttttaatttttttttaaaattttcttaggGTGCACCATGACCTTCATGGACATATAGCTCACATGCAGAGGCTGCAGATCTATTTTAAGAACGCCAGCGTGAGAGCACTATCAATCAAATTTGGGCATTAAAATTACTCAAGTATGACTTCTTATTCGAAATGCAGTGATTTTTGGACCTACTGCCACTATTCTCTtgccctccttttttttcttttacttgcaTTGGATTATATTCTAGCAGAATTTTGATTGATGCTATTTGTATTTTTCCTTTGCATGTAGGGACTAACAGAAAGAACAACAAAATTTTTTGGCCATGTCCTGAAGAAAAGCGGATTAAAGAATATGAAGACCGGGTTTCCTTTGCCATGCCGGAGTTTTGAGGATGGAAGAAAACGAAGAGAACTTCCAAGGAATCACCACTAGTTTTCACAAGTATAACACAACCGCCGACAAGGTGCTTTTCAAATACTCGCGGCATTTGTTATAAGCCAGACCCCGGGTCACATAACATCTCCGGTAACGGTTAAAGATGTTCTCTGGTCATGAGCAAGTTAGCGTTGAATGGTATATCTGGCAGGAAGTGTTTATATCCAGTTGAAGTTTGCATCTTCTGTAGCATTTAGCTTTTAGGCAAGCTGGATATAGGGGCAAATATGTAATTTTGCTGCCACTCTAAAATACACCGAAGCACTTGGACAAAAAGTTGCCACCAGAGATTGCTTGCCTCCTGTGCCACCTACACGTTGATTCTTTTCCCTTTCATAAAATCATCCTTGAAGTCCTCTTCAAGTTATTCTCTCACACCAATTCCTGAGTATTATTATTCCGCATCCGCATCCGCTCCTCCATGCTtcacttcttcatttctcagtACCACTCCGTACCGCCATGCCTCGCCCTGGTGACACCAACCCACATTTTGTCCGGCCATATCCGTCACAAACTCCAGAACAACTTACCCAAACATCTCCACACGGTCCATTGGTGCCACTCCCACAGCACCATGGCCAACACCCCGCGCCACCCAACCTCAGACCAGACTGGCCTGGACCGCATCACCCTGAACCACCAGAAGTCGAGCCAGAACCAATACAATTTGAGCAGGTTCGCCGGCCCCGGTCTAAGCATCAATGGCGGCATTCCAACCCAGCGGGTCCATTGGTGTCATTTCATCCACAATTCGAAGAACAACATCCGCTGACAGACCAGCAAACCCTACCACTAGTTCCATCAGTGCCAACCCCGCACCCTGATCATGAAGACCACCATCCTCGGAAAAAGCATCAAGGCCGGAAAACCCAGCCTGTAGTTCCACCCGTGGCAGCTCCATACCATGATCATGAAGACGAACGACATCCTAAGAAAAAGCATAAAGGCCGGAAAACCCCGCCTCTAGTTCCAACCGGGCCTTCCCCGTACCATGATCGTGAAGACAAACAATATCCCTGGCCACACGGTTCACAAGGGCAGCCGCATAGCCGACGTACTCACCCGCAGGGCTTGCTCATACCACGCCCTCAACCAACCAACGTCTTCACATGGTCCGGAGCCATTTGCTGTGCAATTTTTTGGGTTCTCATAATCATAACCGGCCTAGTGGTTCTCATAATCTATCTTGTTTTCCGTCCCCGGACTCCGAAATTCGACGTCTCTTCCGCCACGCTAAACGCAGCGTATCTTGACATGGGATATCTTCTCAATGCCGACGTTACAGTGCTGGCAAACTTCACCAACCCAAACAAGAAGGTCAGCGTCGACTTTAGCTACCTGATCATTGATCTATATTACGGAAATACCCTCATTGCCACCCAGTACGTAGAACCCTTCTCGGCAGAGAGGAGTCGGTCCATGTTTGCAAATGTTCACATGGTGGCCAGCCAGGTGCGTCTCGGAGTGCTGGAAAGTCAGAGGCTTAAGAAGCAGATGGAGAGCAATCGGGCGGAGTTTGAGGTGAAGGGGTATTTCCGGGCACGAGCTAACTTCGGAAAGATCCTCCGATACTCGTACTGGTTGCACGGTGACTGCAGAGTTGTGCTCACTAGACCTCCTGATGGAGTTCTGGTGACTAGAAAATGCAAGACAAAGCACTAAGCTAGCATTTGGAATtccatcctttttctttttcatcttttcttttttcttggatTGTGTTTCAAGCATCGAATTTTCGCTAGTTActtccaaatttgtttcattGACTTTCGTATTCATATTGAGATCCCGATCGgatattctctttttttttcttttttttctttttttttttttcacgaaaAGCTGTTTCACttcaaaattaaacaataaaaaagagtttcgttaaaaaaaaaacaaagagttcggttaaaaaaaaaatattttgcttATTCTAAAAGTAATGGACCTTCGTATAGCTTTTAAAAGCTACTTTCATAAAATGCAGGATTGAACTTTTAAAGAATAATtttaagagagttttaacgaaaaatcagctgtactgtttactttaacgaaaaactatatttttacactaaaaagtcaaacatgatactattcactttaccctttattttgttcttatcgttaaaactcaaagttttcaaatccttttcattagttttccaattacttgagagttttaacgaaaagtgtCATATCCCGacccgaggcggatcacttcccaggcccgcttcaccaccgtagcacgatattgtccgctttgggcttaccattccctcacggttttgtttttgggaactcacgagcaacttcccagtgggtcacccatcctgggagtgctctagcccccttctcgcttaacttcggagttcctacggaacccgaagccagtgagctcccaaaaggcctcgtgctaggtaaagatgagaatatacatttaaggatcattcctctggccgatgtgggatgtcacaaaaaacccgcggtattgttcactttaacaaaaaatcacatttttacactaaaagtcaaacctagtactattcactttaccttttattttgtctttatcgttaaaactcaaagttttcaagcttttttcattagttttctaattacttggaagttttaacgaaaaacccgcgatactgttcattttaacgaaaaaccacatttttacactaaaaaaataaacctggtactattcactttacaaaaaaaatatattttcaattcCTTTAATACGCTTAGTGTTTAGAAATGACAATATTTATCATTCCACATATATTTATTCCTTGCCGAACAAAATGACTCCCACCACTACTACCGTCACCACCATAACTACCACTGCAGCCATAACCGTCACGACCGCAACCATAATCACAACCACAACCGTCACCACTGCCCCCTACCACCATTGTTAACTCTACACCCCAACCACCACACTCAACCATGGGCAGCACCACCATACCCCACCATTTATGCTCCAATTACCACCACAGCTGTCACCACCACTGCCCCTACATCGCCACCATCCCCTCTACCATGCCCATTTGGTCATTAGATACAGTTATATCATTTTCACGTTAAAATTTACTAATGCTTTTTCCTTGCTTTTCATACTCTCGCTTAAAAAATGCAGTTTATCAACGTtcaactgctttatttcacaaatgatcattcttaaagaacaacaaaacagtttttattttttattttttaaaagcacGGCAATCACAAAGTGGCCCTTAATCCATTTGATAAGTGAAACTTATAACCAAAGAGCTTATGGACAGAAGTAGCCTCAATCGCGACGGAGTTTGATCTTTTGCTGTAATGCACTGTAATTTCTCAAGCAGCAGAAAATAAAACCAACCCAACTTTTTGACAAATCTATGAGACTACAAGACTGAAATTTACTGCAATATGTGAAAACGTAAACAAACATCTGTTCATCCATCTgagaaaacataaacaaacaaatacaCAGGCCGAAAGCTAAGCTTGTTCAGAAAACGCATCACACCTTAATGTATCCGACTCATTGTTTCAAAAACATGTTACATTTCATTTCATGGTACAAAATCGAACAAGGAGAAACTTATGCGAACAGGTTAATTACATAAGCTTTCCCGTAGACAGTGAAGTTACAGAAATCCAGGGTTCCCGTCGAGCCCCTTCATGTTTGTGTATGCCAAGAAATGAAAGCAAGCAAACACCGCTCTTCAGTAAGCTAATACCCCGTAATGCACTCCAACCAAAACCTACTAACAACACAAGAATGAATTTTCCAACTGGCTAAAACCTCCTGTAATGATCCCTGGTAAAGAAGGGATGCCTAAGGGCTTCGGGAGCTGTTAGCCTGCTGGACGGGTCAAATTTAAGGAGACCTTGCAGGAGGTCGATGAGATCACCAGCTGAATGATCGACATGCTGCATCACTATATTCTGACAAAGATGATATAAtttaataaagttttttttttttttgtggttgatTTAATAAAGTTTAATTTAAACAACGTTTCTGAACATATTTCAAAACAGAAGAGTAAAAGTACGGTATTCCATATACCTGGAGACGATGTAGCTTTAAAACGGCTTTAATActttctcgagaagttgcaccTTCTGGCCAATCCAATCTACCCCGTCTGACATACTTCTCAGCATGACGGCTGAACCAAGAATACAGAAGTAGCAAAGGAGACAGTGATGAATATAGACGAACAAATGTGATCTGAACTTTAAAATACGATGAAATTCCTAAGGAAAGCACATACTCTGCTCTTTTCAACATGTGCTGTGGCATTGGACCTAAAACCCTCTCCATCATAGCTAGGTGTTCCAAGTTCTCATGTGTCTGGAACAAAGCCTCTCCCTGtaaagaattttattttatttgtttgtcaGAATCTCTACAGTTAGTCCTAATCCAGAAATTTGGCAGAGACTGATGGACCAGTATAACTCAGAGACATACCGAACACAACTCTACCAAGATGCAACCAACACTCCATATGTCGCATGGATAACTCCATCCAAGTCCTGTAAATATTCACAATCTTATGAAtgttaaaatataaattgataCTAAATATTCTAAATGCAAGTGATTTGCAAGAGAAAAGAGAGCATAGTATTACTATTAGCATACCCAGAATAACCTCAGGTGCCCGGTAGTGCCTTGTTGACACAATGTAGTTGTGCTCTTGATGCTCATAGGCTGTGCTACCAAAATCAATAACCTTGATAGCGCTAGATTTTGGCAACCTTTTATAACCAGTTCCATCTTTTGGCGGCCGGGATGTAAACTGTGACAGCAAAGCAATgaataaaaattacaattttcaaTAAGTGAACTGGATGCAGGTAAGAGGCAAAGAGAATAAGTGAACCGTCTCATTTGAAGGGGCaacaataaaaaagtaaaaaaaaacacaaactgcaGAACAATATAACTATAATCACAGGAAGAAATACCTTGTAGTCAGGTACTTTAATGTATTCTGAAGAAACAAAAAGTATGTTCTCAGGCTTCAGGTCGGTATGGATGAGACGCATATCGTGCATGACTGCAAAAGTTACATGCCACAGACAACATAAGAACTACTAGTGTTCACTTTAAAGTCATTGTCCAGCCCAAGAAAAGATGCTCAGAAGATATTCATACATGTCATGGGAATAAGctttactgaaaaaaaaaaaaaaaaaaaaaaaagcagaaactTCAAGTAAATTTTTAAGAAGGAAAGGTAAAAACTTATGGAATAGTACAACTGCCGCTATAAAATTTGAATGAGATAAGAGAAACAACAGAAGTCCAACTACACACATGCTACACATTCCAACAGTTGCCTGCCAAGTTCGCGGACAAGATCAACCGGAAATGCACGATAATTATTTTTCCGGAGGAAATCGTATAAGCTTGGTCCAAGCATCTCAAATACCTGTTAAGACcatttaaattcaaaaatgtCTTAACCCCCAAAATATTGGTGAAGTTGGGGAatcatttttatcaaaaatcaaGCTTATACTTACTATACATATATGGTTACGATAGTCAAACCAGTTCCGTATTTGAACACAACTGCAAAGAATAAAGCCACTTaacaatcacccaaatttcattttacaaCTGCTAAGAAGCAAAAGAAATAACCATGACAGGAAAAGTATACTCACCGACTTCCATTTCTGTCATTCTTCCCAAGCAACTGTAGCACATCAACTTCAATCCTTGCTGCTTCACAGTATTTTTTGATACTCCTGACAACTTTTATAGCTACCATTTCTTTTGTTTCCCTATCCCAGCATTCCAAAACCTGACCaaaagttcctacacaatgcaAAGAGCAGAAATATGAGAAGACAGATCAAAGGTACAGGAACCCATCTAGACATAGGTCTAAATCCAgtgaaaacctaaccttcaccAATTTTTCTGTGGATCTTATCTGCAAGTACAGAAACAATAGTTTGAGCAGAAAACTACAAATATTTTACAAACCTAAAATGTCAACAAACaactatgtgtgtgtgtgtgttaaatgaaaacaaatattCTGAACTACTCAGACTAAATTATTTTGAAGGCACACCGTAACGAAAAAAATgaactaaaaataaaactttcaaCACTTtagatatatattttaaattctagAGCAACCCTAAAGTCCAAAGATAAGGTCCTAGAAGTTTTTACTCGTAAGGAgattttctttatataaaaattcaTTGGAAGTACACCATtgagcaaacaaaaaaaaaaaaaaagttggaagtACATCAGTGTGATTTATTAGATTGGGGGAGTTTAAAATACAGTATCGAAAGACACATGAAGAATGTAAACGGAAAAACCCTTCAACGATGAATGAACGTAATTACAGCGAGATGTTAAATTTTCTCCAAGCACAAACATGTAATGTCCATCTTTGTCATCATCTCGCCGAGGGGAAGATCCTTTTTGAGTTAACCCCTTTACAAAAAGACTAGGGCGGTCTGGGAGTACTCTCGTAGGTCCAAAGCTTGTCCCACTTCCAACATCTTGCTCATAATATATTCCCGACTGAGCCTACACACAGCCATTCATTCATACTCCACTATACAAACATTAATACAAAAACTTCACCCCTTACCCATCTATCATTCATTTCTAACATTTTCCCTTATCTTTTCTAATCAACCAAATACAAAATCAATGTATGCAGATTAAATAAATCATACAAATGTAACACCCGAATACTGAACATAACCAGCTTCGATATGCCTCACCTATGATATATCTAAGGGGTCATCAAAATACTAACAATTCAGTTATTCAAGTCTTCCAAATCATTTATATACTATTAATATACAACTGAATTTCCtcaagaaatataatttcatgtCTAAGGCAATATTTTGGACAAGATCAAAATTTTCTGAACACTAGTAGATcatgaaatttggaaaatgaAATCATTTCGATTTCTACCTTCAAATTACCTAAAATTTTAACATTATATCCTACCCAGTCGAATTTACCACACATACGAAGGTAAATTGGGATgaattcaaaattgaaaagctaattttaatgaaaagtatACAAACTAAAgcctaaataaacaaaaaaaagcgTAAAATTTGTACCTTTGGGTGAGGCTGAGGGGGGTCCCAAGCAAACCTGGGGCGCTTTCTTGGACGCCGATCAATGTGCGAAAGAGGGAACTCCGACACGTAATCCATCTCCATACAATTCAAAACCCTAACGCTAAATTCACCGATTGAAACAGAGCTCGCTCTGATTAAACAAAAGAGATCGCGAGATACGGAGAAAACGCCCTAACCCAGTAACCGCTGTTCTTTGTGAGCCACCGCGAACCGTCGGATGTGATTGGGAGGATTAATCTGGACTGTTGGTTGGTAAGTGGAGCTGTTATGTTGACCACACAATATTAATTGTATGGGCCGTAATTAGACTTGGGTTTTTTTTACTCATAAGCCCAGCTTAAAGAAAAAGTGGGCCGTAATTGGACGTGGGTCGGTTTGGAATTTACACAAATGTGAAAGGATGCGCAAGCAGGGTAATGTCGAACAAGTTGAGATCAAATCTTCTGCACCTATTTTGTATGTATCTTTTCTATGATTTTTATCATTGGTTGATATGTGTTACATTTGTGATAATGAATTTAAGGAGTGCTATTAACATATCAATCAATAGTAAAGGCCACATAGAAGATATTTGAACTCTATTATTAGGATGTGGCATGATTTGGAACAAG from Pyrus communis chromosome 4, drPyrComm1.1, whole genome shotgun sequence harbors:
- the LOC137732131 gene encoding pentatricopeptide repeat-containing protein At1g13040, mitochondrial-like, which translates into the protein MYRSLGVHRLIYRSRIAYYVKTGLIDQALQVFDEMTHSDCRVFSVDYNRFIGVLVKHSRYDLAEHYYYEMVPKGFSLDPFTYSRFISGLCKIRNFTLIEKLLRDMDRIGALPDIWAFNIYLNLLCQENRTDFALELFHRMVDKGREPDVVSYTIIIDGLCKAGQFDMAVDIWNGMIRKGFRPDNIACTALVVGLCKGGKVDLAYDLVIDEMKGRVNFSSLIYNALISGFCRAGRIDKAQAIKSFMKRNGCEPDLVSHNVLLNYCCNAFMLEEAEKLMKKMERGGMEPDVYSYNQLLMGLCKANRPDKAYLLMRTRMEPKGLCNVVSYNTIITAFCKANRTGSAYKLFEEMRNKGTVPDLVTFTILINAFLREGSSDIVKKLLDQMTAMGLLPDRIFYTTIVDHLCKSGNIEMAYSVFSEMLEKGITPDVISYNALINGLLKASKVSDAMHLYEEMQTRGCSADEVTFKLIIGGLIRENKVSVACRVWNQMMEKGFTLDGAFSETLVNAINSKDAA
- the LOC137732132 gene encoding uncharacterized protein — protein: MPRPGDTNPHFVRPYPSQTPEQLTQTSPHGPLVPLPQHHGQHPAPPNLRPDWPGPHHPEPPEVEPEPIQFEQVRRPRSKHQWRHSNPAGPLVSFHPQFEEQHPLTDQQTLPLVPSVPTPHPDHEDHHPRKKHQGRKTQPVVPPVAAPYHDHEDERHPKKKHKGRKTPPLVPTGPSPYHDREDKQYPWPHGSQGQPHSRRTHPQGLLIPRPQPTNVFTWSGAICCAIFWVLIIITGLVVLIIYLVFRPRTPKFDVSSATLNAAYLDMGYLLNADVTVLANFTNPNKKVSVDFSYLIIDLYYGNTLIATQYVEPFSAERSRSMFANVHMVASQVRLGVLESQRLKKQMESNRAEFEVKGYFRARANFGKILRYSYWLHGDCRVVLTRPPDGVLVTRKCKTKH
- the LOC137730937 gene encoding serine/threonine-protein kinase AFC1-like isoform X3; the protein is MVAIKVVRSIKKYCEAARIEVDVLQLLGKNDRNGSRCVQIRNWFDYRNHICIVFEMLGPSLYDFLRKNNYRAFPVDLVRELGRQLLECVAFMHDMRLIHTDLKPENILFVSSEYIKVPDYKFTSRPPKDGTGYKRLPKSSAIKVIDFGSTAYEHQEHNYIVSTRHYRAPEVILGLGWSYPCDIWSVGCILVELCSGEALFQTHENLEHLAMMERVLGPMPQHMLKRADRHAEKYVRRGRLDWPEGATSRESIKAVLKLHRLQNIVMQHVDHSAGDLIDLLQGLLKFDPSSRLTAPEALRHPFFTRDHYRRF
- the LOC137730937 gene encoding serine/threonine-protein kinase AFC2-like isoform X1; this encodes MEMDYVSEFPLSHIDRRPRKRPRFAWDPPQPHPKAQSGIYYEQDVGSGTSFGPTRVLPDRPSLFVKGLTQKGSSPRRDDDKDGHYMFVLGENLTSRYKIHRKIGEGTFGQVLECWDRETKEMVAIKVVRSIKKYCEAARIEVDVLQLLGKNDRNGSRCVQIRNWFDYRNHICIVFEMLGPSLYDFLRKNNYRAFPVDLVRELGRQLLECVAFMHDMRLIHTDLKPENILFVSSEYIKVPDYKFTSRPPKDGTGYKRLPKSSAIKVIDFGSTAYEHQEHNYIVSTRHYRAPEVILGLGWSYPCDIWSVGCILVELCSGEALFQTHENLEHLAMMERVLGPMPQHMLKRADRHAEKYVRRGRLDWPEGATSRESIKAVLKLHRLQNIVMQHVDHSAGDLIDLLQGLLKFDPSSRLTAPEALRHPFFTRDHYRRF
- the LOC137730937 gene encoding serine/threonine-protein kinase AFC1-like isoform X4, which gives rise to MCYSCLGRMTEMEVVMHDMRLIHTDLKPENILFVSSEYIKVPDYKFTSRPPKDGTGYKRLPKSSAIKVIDFGSTAYEHQEHNYIVSTRHYRAPEVILGLGWSYPCDIWSVGCILVELCSGEALFQTHENLEHLAMMERVLGPMPQHMLKRADRHAEKYVRRGRLDWPEGATSRESIKAVLKLHRLQNIVMQHVDHSAGDLIDLLQGLLKFDPSSRLTAPEALRHPFFTRDHYRRF
- the LOC137730937 gene encoding serine/threonine-protein kinase AFC2-like isoform X2 codes for the protein MEMDYVSEFPLSHIDRRPRKRPRFAWDPPQPHPKAQSGIYYEQDVGSGTSFGPTRVLPDRPSLFVKGLTQKGSSPRRDDDKDGHYMFVLGENLTSRYKIHRKIGEGTFGQVLECWDRETKEMVAIKVVRSIKKYCEAARIEVDVLQLLGKNDRNGSRCVQIRNWFDYRNHICIVFEMLGPSLYDFLRKNNYRAFPVDLVRELGRQLLECVAFMHDMRLIHTDLKPENILFVSSEYIKVPDYKFTSRPPKDGTGYKRLPKSSAIKVIDFGSTAYEHQEHNYIVSTRHYRAPEVILGLGWSYPCDIWSVGCILVELCSGEALFQTHENLEHLAMMERVLGPMPQHMLKRADRHAEKYVRRGRLDWPEGATSRESIKAVLKLHRLQ